From the genome of Myripristis murdjan chromosome 22, fMyrMur1.1, whole genome shotgun sequence, one region includes:
- the LOC115354686 gene encoding pre-mRNA-splicing regulator WTAP-like isoform X1 encodes MTDDEPLSKKVRLCESDLKNMTREELLERWKQEEAYIEMLERKYSELNSNDVTNLRESEEKLKQQQQEAARRENILVMRLATKEQEMQECSTQIQYLKQTQRPSFAQLRSSMVDPAVNLFFLKMRRELDETKDKLEQAQNELSAWKFTPDSQTGKKLMAKCRMLIQENQELGRQLSQGRIAQLEAELALQKKYSGELKSSQDELNDFIIELDEEVEGMQSTILVLQQQLKEARQQLAQAQSSAAISAAPGHSEPADDRDSGERVTNGPGDTNPIHRTATGPCGETGGSSTSRQYSSVPSSSISTERKFSNSNYSGDVNHLSEVYETVDSPTSSEASFTQHSLDTDSNQDPQRDRTPTGKSSRTADSHHAQNGSNPAV; translated from the exons ATGACAGACGACGAGCCCTTGTCTAAAAAG GTCCGTCTCTGTGAATCGGATTTGAAGAATATGACTCGTGAAGAACTCCTGGAAAG gtggaaacaggagGAAGCCTATATTGAAATGCTTGAGAGAAAATATTCTGAGTTAAATT CAAACGACGTGACCAACCTAAGGGAATCAGAGGAgaaactgaagcagcagcaacaggaggCAGCTCGACGAGAGAACATCCTTGTCATGAGGCTTGCCACCAAAGAGCAGGAAATGCAGGAATGCTCT ACTCAGATTCAGTATCTCAAGCAAACTCAACGGCCAAGCTTCGCCCAGCTGAGATCATCCATGGTGGACCCAGCTGTCAAcctgtttttcctcaaaatgaGGCGTGAACTGGACGAGACTAAAGACAAACTGGAGCAGGCCCAAAATGAACTCAGTGCTTGGAAGTTTACACCTGATAG CCAGACAGGGAAGAAGCTGATGGCCAAGTGTCGGATGCTGATCCAGGAGAACCAGGAGCTGGGCCGGCAGCTTTCCCAGGGTCGCATTGCCCAGCTGGAGGCTGAACTGGCCCTGCAGAAGAAGTACAGCGGTGAGCTCAAGAGCAGCCAGGATG AGCTGAATGACTTCATCATTGAGCTggatgaggaggtggagggcaTGCAGAGCACCATCCTGGTtcttcagcagcagctcaaagAGGCTCGTCAGCAGCTGGCCCAGGCCCAGAGCTCAGCAGCCATCTCTGCAGCCCCGGGCCACTCAGAGCCTGCCGACGACAGAGATTCTGGGGAGAGGGTGACGAATGGGCCGGGCGACACAAATCCTATTCATAGGACAGCAACGGGCCCCTGTGGGGAGACGGGCGGCAGCAGCACCTCAAGACAGTATTCCAGTGTACCATCTTCCTCCATTAGCACAGAAAGAAAATTCTCCAACTCTAATTACTCTGGGGATGTGAACCATCTTAGTGAAGTGTATGAGACAGTTGACTCCCCCACCAGTAGTGAGGCCTCCTTCACACAGCATTCCCTTGACACAGACTCAAACCAAGACCCACAGAGGGACAGGACACCTACAGGCAAGAGTAGCAGGACTGCAGACTCCCATCATGCTCAGAATGGCTCCAATCCTGCAGTGTAG
- the LOC115354686 gene encoding pre-mRNA-splicing regulator WTAP-like isoform X2 — MCSQTGKKLMAKCRMLIQENQELGRQLSQGRIAQLEAELALQKKYSGELKSSQDELNDFIIELDEEVEGMQSTILVLQQQLKEARQQLAQAQSSAAISAAPGHSEPADDRDSGERVTNGPGDTNPIHRTATGPCGETGGSSTSRQYSSVPSSSISTERKFSNSNYSGDVNHLSEVYETVDSPTSSEASFTQHSLDTDSNQDPQRDRTPTGKSSRTADSHHAQNGSNPAV, encoded by the exons ATGTGCAG CCAGACAGGGAAGAAGCTGATGGCCAAGTGTCGGATGCTGATCCAGGAGAACCAGGAGCTGGGCCGGCAGCTTTCCCAGGGTCGCATTGCCCAGCTGGAGGCTGAACTGGCCCTGCAGAAGAAGTACAGCGGTGAGCTCAAGAGCAGCCAGGATG AGCTGAATGACTTCATCATTGAGCTggatgaggaggtggagggcaTGCAGAGCACCATCCTGGTtcttcagcagcagctcaaagAGGCTCGTCAGCAGCTGGCCCAGGCCCAGAGCTCAGCAGCCATCTCTGCAGCCCCGGGCCACTCAGAGCCTGCCGACGACAGAGATTCTGGGGAGAGGGTGACGAATGGGCCGGGCGACACAAATCCTATTCATAGGACAGCAACGGGCCCCTGTGGGGAGACGGGCGGCAGCAGCACCTCAAGACAGTATTCCAGTGTACCATCTTCCTCCATTAGCACAGAAAGAAAATTCTCCAACTCTAATTACTCTGGGGATGTGAACCATCTTAGTGAAGTGTATGAGACAGTTGACTCCCCCACCAGTAGTGAGGCCTCCTTCACACAGCATTCCCTTGACACAGACTCAAACCAAGACCCACAGAGGGACAGGACACCTACAGGCAAGAGTAGCAGGACTGCAGACTCCCATCATGCTCAGAATGGCTCCAATCCTGCAGTGTAG
- the LOC115354686 gene encoding pre-mRNA-splicing regulator WTAP-like isoform X3, with translation MTDDEPLSKKVRLCESDLKNMTREELLERWKQEEAYIEMLERKYSELNSNDVTNLRESEEKLKQQQQEAARRENILVMRLATKEQEMQECSTQIQYLKQTQRPSFAQLRSSMVDPAVNLFFLKMRRELDETKDKLEQAQNELSAWKFTPDR, from the exons ATGACAGACGACGAGCCCTTGTCTAAAAAG GTCCGTCTCTGTGAATCGGATTTGAAGAATATGACTCGTGAAGAACTCCTGGAAAG gtggaaacaggagGAAGCCTATATTGAAATGCTTGAGAGAAAATATTCTGAGTTAAATT CAAACGACGTGACCAACCTAAGGGAATCAGAGGAgaaactgaagcagcagcaacaggaggCAGCTCGACGAGAGAACATCCTTGTCATGAGGCTTGCCACCAAAGAGCAGGAAATGCAGGAATGCTCT ACTCAGATTCAGTATCTCAAGCAAACTCAACGGCCAAGCTTCGCCCAGCTGAGATCATCCATGGTGGACCCAGCTGTCAAcctgtttttcctcaaaatgaGGCGTGAACTGGACGAGACTAAAGACAAACTGGAGCAGGCCCAAAATGAACTCAGTGCTTGGAAGTTTACACCTGATAGGTAA